In one Candidatus Nomurabacteria bacterium genomic region, the following are encoded:
- a CDS encoding STAS/SEC14 domain-containing protein, whose protein sequence is MIHSHTKPDNEVFLDKHGIIHCVYYGQQTAQTLEPTHERTMKIIVNLIANDSPVWILADIRRMGQYDVPARFVEMHARTAIPYWKMAIVTSEPGSIGERISRQLTAMSGRKGEIRYFKREDDARGWLLAAQNGGRWEPKINQPSQWSAS, encoded by the coding sequence ATGATTCATTCTCACACGAAACCTGATAACGAGGTTTTCTTAGACAAGCACGGCATCATCCACTGTGTGTATTATGGTCAACAGACTGCTCAGACTTTAGAGCCGACTCATGAGCGGACGATGAAGATAATCGTAAATTTAATAGCAAACGATAGTCCCGTATGGATACTTGCCGACATCAGACGTATGGGTCAATACGATGTACCTGCGCGATTTGTTGAAATGCACGCCAGGACAGCGATTCCGTATTGGAAGATGGCAATCGTTACTTCTGAACCTGGTTCAATCGGTGAAAGAATCTCACGACAGCTGACTGCCATGTCTGGTAGAAAGGGTGAGATTCGCTATTTTAAGCGCGAAGACGATGCGAGAGGGTGGTTACTTGCCGCTCAGAACGGAGGAAGATGGGAGCCAAAAATAAACCAACCGTCTCAATGGAGTGCTTCGTAA
- a CDS encoding FAD-binding oxidoreductase: MSKVSEYLNEHLQGELSTNEQVRRAFSTDGSVLSIMPDMVVYPRTTSDLRKVARFCWQLSEKGHKLPITMRGGGTDQTGAAIGSGVIVNTTAHMDTIFEIDVKQRLVRAQPGATFRTLNQALRVQGLYIPSFPASQSFSTIGGAIANNASGVLSGRFGSTMEWVKQLEIVLSNGEILQTGRLSKRDLERKKGQQTFEGEIYRNIDNLIIDNDKVIDSLAIDVRDNVGYNIVDVKRRDGSFDLTPIFIGSQGTLGIISEVILKAEASSGPPLVGAIAFNDFESARDGMEVLAGLNPTLLEYVDNRLLEKATANGNRYPFYTEALEADKVAAVVVMEFDEPHDRAKKKIAKKVAKLFKDKPSHLVLENDELIAAELRLIANLPTMALVPDKSNDSDPGVLHGAYIPPERFEDFTHGVEKLEKKYHVDLPLWGHVTQSVFHARLLLDLTKPSERHKVLKLLAEWGVLVAENGGHLIGEAAEGRLKAAFAYKDMSDEMKKLYADIRDIFDPMGMMNTGVKQSVDLKKLIDELRTNYDIASFAGYVEGE, translated from the coding sequence ATGAGCAAGGTTTCGGAGTATCTAAACGAGCATTTGCAAGGGGAGCTGTCGACAAACGAGCAGGTTCGTCGAGCGTTTTCTACTGACGGTAGCGTCCTTTCGATAATGCCAGACATGGTTGTTTACCCACGCACTACTAGTGACTTGCGCAAGGTTGCCCGATTCTGTTGGCAACTTTCAGAGAAAGGCCATAAGCTTCCTATTACTATGCGTGGTGGCGGTACTGACCAGACGGGAGCTGCCATAGGCTCTGGTGTCATAGTGAACACGACTGCCCATATGGATACTATTTTCGAGATTGACGTTAAGCAAAGACTTGTACGCGCTCAGCCTGGAGCTACATTCAGGACACTTAATCAAGCACTTCGCGTACAGGGGCTTTATATACCATCTTTTCCAGCATCACAGTCCTTTAGCACCATTGGTGGGGCTATCGCAAACAATGCTAGCGGCGTATTGTCTGGGCGATTTGGCTCAACTATGGAGTGGGTCAAGCAACTAGAAATTGTGCTTAGCAACGGTGAAATACTACAGACCGGCAGACTAAGTAAACGTGATTTAGAACGCAAAAAAGGCCAGCAGACATTCGAGGGCGAGATTTACCGCAATATCGATAACTTGATCATAGATAACGACAAGGTTATTGATTCACTGGCGATTGATGTTCGCGACAACGTCGGATATAACATCGTCGATGTGAAGCGGCGAGATGGATCGTTTGACCTGACACCTATATTTATTGGTAGCCAAGGCACGCTAGGTATCATTTCTGAGGTTATCTTAAAGGCAGAGGCTAGTTCGGGGCCACCTCTCGTGGGTGCGATTGCTTTTAATGACTTTGAGTCCGCACGTGACGGTATGGAAGTGCTGGCTGGCCTCAATCCAACTTTACTTGAATATGTGGACAATAGATTACTAGAGAAAGCCACGGCAAATGGTAATCGCTATCCATTTTACACAGAAGCCCTAGAGGCGGACAAAGTCGCCGCAGTTGTAGTGATGGAGTTTGACGAGCCTCATGATCGGGCGAAAAAGAAGATAGCCAAAAAGGTTGCGAAATTGTTTAAAGACAAACCATCTCACCTCGTACTCGAAAATGACGAGTTGATTGCTGCAGAACTAAGGCTAATCGCAAATCTACCAACAATGGCACTGGTACCTGATAAAAGTAACGACAGTGATCCTGGAGTGCTCCACGGGGCCTATATACCTCCGGAACGTTTTGAAGATTTTACACATGGAGTAGAGAAATTAGAAAAGAAATATCACGTAGACCTACCGTTATGGGGGCATGTGACACAAAGCGTTTTTCATGCACGACTGTTACTAGATTTGACGAAGCCAAGTGAACGGCACAAGGTATTAAAGCTGCTAGCTGAATGGGGCGTTTTGGTGGCCGAAAATGGCGGACATTTGATTGGTGAAGCTGCCGAAGGACGGCTTAAAGCAGCCTTTGCCTATAAAGACATGAGCGACGAGATGAAGAAGCTGTATGCTGATATACGTGATATATTCGATCCGATGGGAATGATGAACACGGGCGTCAAGCAGTCTGTTGATTTAAAGAAACTTATCGATGAACTACGTACGAATTACGATATTGCTAGTTTCGCTGGCTACGTAGAAGGAGAGTAG
- the rsmD gene encoding 16S rRNA (guanine(966)-N(2))-methyltransferase RsmD: MRIIAGRLGGRTIASPDGRRTHPMSERVRNAMFNSLADRVQDAYVLDAFAGTGAVGIESISRGAKFTTFIERDRAAQIVLTKNIENLGLTDETKIIKASVAAWTETYDGPKFDLIFADPPYHDPQFSTVQRLIGLLKPGALMLLSHSGSSESPTLPGVVVVDNRGYGDAAITIFRQEGA; this comes from the coding sequence GTGCGGATTATCGCAGGTCGATTAGGCGGTCGTACGATAGCGTCTCCGGACGGTAGGCGAACTCACCCTATGAGTGAACGAGTCCGGAACGCTATGTTTAATAGTTTGGCCGATAGGGTTCAAGATGCTTACGTGCTCGACGCATTTGCCGGTACGGGCGCAGTCGGAATTGAATCGATTAGTCGTGGTGCGAAATTTACAACATTTATCGAGCGCGATCGGGCTGCGCAAATAGTCCTGACTAAAAACATAGAAAACCTTGGTTTAACAGATGAAACGAAGATTATTAAAGCAAGCGTTGCCGCCTGGACTGAGACGTATGACGGGCCAAAATTTGACCTTATTTTTGCTGATCCGCCCTACCATGACCCCCAGTTTTCCACAGTTCAGCGATTAATAGGGCTTTTAAAACCAGGAGCGCTTATGCTATTATCTCATTCAGGAAGCAGTGAGAGCCCGACCTTACCTGGAGTTGTTGTGGTGGACAATCGTGGATATGGAGATGCGGCAATCACCATCTTCCGACAAGAAGGCGCGTAA